In Colletotrichum destructivum chromosome 1, complete sequence, the sequence GCCCATTATGGTGAGTCATATCGCTCCCAAGGTCTCTCCCGACCCGGCGCCCAAGAAATTCTCCGCCCAGTCTTGACGCTACCCCTCTCTCTGACTCTCTTTCACTTTGATGCCACGAGGCGTCATCTTCCTTTGCGACAGATGTAGAATGGAGTATTGACAATCTACTAcagcctcctccaccccACCAGAAGCCCGAAAATGTTCTGAAGCGCGCCCACGAGCTCATCGGCGTCAACCAGGTCCCCGCCGCCTTGACCCTCCTCCACGAGCACATCACCTCGAAGCGAAGCCGAAATGTTCCCATCGCGTCGTTGGAGCCGGTGATGCTCCTGTTGGTCGAGCTTTCCGTCgagcagaagaagggaaagctGGCCAAGGATGCCCTGTACCAGTACAAGAACATCAGTCAGAACACCAACGTCGGAACCATCGAGGTCGGTCATCTTGTTGTCGCGGGCATTAGTCAGGGCAACTGTCACTAACAAGCTACGTACAGCTGGTTCTCAAGAAGTTcatcgagctcgccgccgagaaggtgaccgccgcccaggccaaggccgacgaggtccagTCCAGCATCGAGGCTAacacctccaccaccaatgtcgacgacctggaggCTAGCGAAACCCCCGAGTCtatcctcctcgccaccgtCTCCGGCGAGCAGTCCCGCGATCGTACTGACCGTGCCATCGTCACCCCGTGGCTCAAGTTCCTCTGGGAGGCTTACCGTaccgtcctcgacatcctccgcAACAATGCTCGTCTCGAGGTCCTCTATCAGAGCACGGCCATGCAGGCCTTCGATTTCTGCCTCAAGTACACCAGGAAGACCGAGTTCCGCAGACTCTGCGAGCTGCTCCGCAACCATGTCCAGACCGCCGCCAAGTATTCGGCCCAGATGCACGCCATCAATCTGAGCGATCCCGACACCCTCCAGCGTCACTTGGAGACCCGTTTCCAGCAGCTCAATgttgccgtcgagctcgagctctGGCAAGAGGCCTTCCGTTCCGTCGAGGACATCCATACCTTGCTCAACCTCAGCAAGCGCCCTCCCAAGAATATTATGATGGCGAACTACTACGAGAAGCTTACCCGTATCTTCCTCGTTGGAGAGAACTACCTCTTCCATGCTGCCGCTTGGTCCAGATACTACACCCTTCTGCGCCAGTCCGCTGCCGTCGTTGCTAGTGGACAGGGTAAGAAGGCCGACAACCCTCCGGCTACCGAGAACGACCTTCAGAAAGCTGCCTCGTTTGTGCTGTTGTCCGCTCTCGCTATTCCCGTCATCAGCACCACTCGCTCCCGCGGTGCCATGGTTGACTTTGACGAGTCGAGAAAGAACAAAAACGCTCGTCTCACCCACCTCCTCGGTATGGGCCAGGCCCCTACCCGTGCCGGCCTCTTCCGCGACGCCCTTGCTAAGCAGATGCTGAAGCGTGCCCGTCCCGAGATTCGCGACCTCTACAACATCCTTGAAGTTGACTTCCATCCCCTCTCCATTTGCGAGAAGATCTCTCCCATCCTGACCAAGATCGGCGCGGAtgccgagatggagaagtACATTCTGCCTCTTCAGCAGGTCATCCTCACCAGACTTTTCCAGCAGCTGTCCCAGGTGTACGAGACCGTTGACTTAGGCTTTGTTGAACGTCTGGCCCAATTTCCCGAGCCCTTCCAGGTTACTCGTGGCACCATCGAGAAGTTCATCATGAACGGTAACAAGAAGGGTGACCTGGCCATCCGCATGGACCATGCCACCGGTGTCCTAAGCTTCGACAATGATGTCTTCTCTTCCGCCAAGGCTGCTcacgccggtgccgccgctggctccgccgaggccgacggtAGCTCCGTTCAGCGTCTCCAGAGCACTCCTTCCGAGATCGTCCGCTCTCAGCTCACTCGTCTTGTCAAGTCTCTTCACACCACCTGCTTCTACATCGACCCCAGCTACAACCAGTCCCTGGTTGCCGCTAGGGAAGCTGCTCTTGAGCGTGCTCGTGCTGGTGCCGAGCAGGAGCAccacgccatcctcgcccgGAAAGATATTATCCAGAAGCGCAAGGAGGAGGCTTCTGAGGCTCAGGCTcgcaaggagaaggagaacgCCCGCCAGAAGCGTCTCCGTGAGCAACTGCTCCAGGAGGCTGAGGACAAGCGCCTCGCTGCAGAGCAGAAGGAGCGTGAGGAAAAGCGCATGAAGGCTGAGCGTGATCGCGTCCGCAAGgaggagctgaagaagcagaTCGCCGATCTCAAGATCGGCACCAAGACCATCGATCTGGACTTGGAGAACCTTGACAACCTCGACTCCGGAGCCATTCACGCCATCAAATTAGAGCAGCTCAAGCGCGAGAAGAACGATGTTAACGAGAAGCTCCGTATCGTCTGGAAGCGTATCGACCACTTGGAGCGTGCGTTCAGAAAGGAGGAAGCCAAGAAGCTGGGCGAAGACTACCAGAAGCAGATCGAGAAGGACCGCGCTACGTACGAGGCTGTCAAGGCCCAGACGctgaaggaggccgagatcaAGCACAAGGAGAGCGTCGAGCTCAAGCACCGTCTGACCCGTCTCATGCCCGAGTACGAGTCTTTCCGCGCCAACCTTCACGAACGTCGCCGCGACGAGTTCGAGAAGCGTCGCAGAGAcgcagagagagagttggAGAAGCAGATCGCCGCGCGCAAGAAGGAGTACCGCGAGCGCAAGCTCCGCGAGAAGCGCGAGCGCGAAGAGCAAGAGAGAGTCCTGCGGGAGGCCGAAGAGCGTGCtgccaaggagaaggaggagcaggagaagcgtgccgaggccaagagagCCGAGATGCAGCGTCTCAAGGAGCAGCGCGAACAGGAGCGCCAGGAGGGTCTGGAGAAGGCCGCTCTCCAGGCGAGacgcgaggaggaggctttGGCTCGTCGCAAGGCCGAGAGAGAAGCCCAGCGGACGGCACCGCCTTCCCGCGTGCCCGAGCGTGGTGCCGAGTCCTCTGTTCCCGAGGGCCGTCGCCCGCTCAACCTGCCCGGTGCCGGCAAGTGGCGCgagcgcgaggccgccgccaagcccacctcgcccgccaaCGCAGACTCAGCCCCTCCCGCCCGCGCACCTCCGGTTCGTGCCCCCGTGGAGCGTACCGAGTCTGGCGACCGCCCAAGTGCCGGCGGCCCGCCCCGCCTCAACCTCGCCGGCAACAAACCAAGCTGGCGTGAGCGTGAGGCCGCCCGGGCCAGCGCCGGTGGTGCCAGCGACAGCGCGCCCCCAccccgcgccggcggcggggcctCCTTCGACCGGGGCGGCTCTAGCCGTGACGACCGCGAGAACGGCCGCCCTGGACCCGAGCGCACCGGCTcgcccgcgacgcccgcGGAGCCCCTTAAGCCGTCGGGTGCTCCGGGCAAGTGGGTTCCCCGTCACCTTCGCGACAAGGCCTAAACGTCTTGAGGGATATGGTCTGTCATCGTGGAAAACGGGAGAACGAAGAGTGGTTACTTCAGTCTGCATCGGCGTTCTAGGTTAGGCAGGAAGTTGTTTTAAAAAGGATGTACTCTAGAGCCCCCCCGGAACGAGGATGGTTTCCCTTCTTACAGCGGGGGGAAGCTAGAATGGAAGTAACAGATGGCCTTTAAACGTCGATCAGGACGGGGGTGAAACGTGACATGACTTTTTGGCATAGCTTCTTGCTCGAATTCAAATTTTGCACTCGTATAAACCTTGTTCTGGTCTCATAGCCCCATTCGCGTGAAGGGTCGATCGATATCATGGGTACCTTTGGTGCGAGAAGGCGACTTGCCGTAACCCGAGACTGTTGCACGCCCAAGCATTTGTTAATGAGCCATGAGAAAGAGAAatggaaaaggggggggggctacTTGTCGCTTTCGGGAGTCAAGTGATGAGCTCCGAGGCGGTGTACAACCTGGCACTggagggcggcagcgaggcaGCGAGGCAGCTTAGCGTGCTTGAGTGCCTC encodes:
- a CDS encoding Putative proteasome component (PCI) domain, eukaryotic translation initiation factor 3 subunit A, which encodes MPPPPHQKPENVLKRAHELIGVNQVPAALTLLHEHITSKRSRNVPIASLEPVMLLLVELSVEQKKGKLAKDALYQYKNISQNTNVGTIELVLKKFIELAAEKVTAAQAKADEVQSSIEANTSTTNVDDLEASETPESILLATVSGEQSRDRTDRAIVTPWLKFLWEAYRTVLDILRNNARLEVLYQSTAMQAFDFCLKYTRKTEFRRLCELLRNHVQTAAKYSAQMHAINLSDPDTLQRHLETRFQQLNVAVELELWQEAFRSVEDIHTLLNLSKRPPKNIMMANYYEKLTRIFLVGENYLFHAAAWSRYYTLLRQSAAVVASGQGKKADNPPATENDLQKAASFVLLSALAIPVISTTRSRGAMVDFDESRKNKNARLTHLLGMGQAPTRAGLFRDALAKQMLKRARPEIRDLYNILEVDFHPLSICEKISPILTKIGADAEMEKYILPLQQVILTRLFQQLSQVYETVDLGFVERLAQFPEPFQVTRGTIEKFIMNGNKKGDLAIRMDHATGVLSFDNDVFSSAKAAHAGAAAGSAEADGSSVQRLQSTPSEIVRSQLTRLVKSLHTTCFYIDPSYNQSLVAAREAALERARAGAEQEHHAILARKDIIQKRKEEASEAQARKEKENARQKRLREQLLQEAEDKRLAAEQKEREEKRMKAERDRVRKEELKKQIADLKIGTKTIDLDLENLDNLDSGAIHAIKLEQLKREKNDVNEKLRIVWKRIDHLERAFRKEEAKKLGEDYQKQIEKDRATYEAVKAQTLKEAEIKHKESVELKHRLTRLMPEYESFRANLHERRRDEFEKRRRDAERELEKQIAARKKEYRERKLREKREREEQERVLREAEERAAKEKEEQEKRAEAKRAEMQRLKEQREQERQEGLEKAALQARREEEALARRKAEREAQRTAPPSRVPERGAESSVPEGRRPLNLPGAGKWREREAAAKPTSPANADSAPPARAPPVRAPVERTESGDRPSAGGPPRLNLAGNKPSWREREAARASAGGASDSAPPPRAGGGASFDRGGSSRDDRENGRPGPERTGSPATPAEPLKPSGAPGKWVPRHLRDKA